AAAAGGCATGACAGGCCTTTCTTTGTTGGACTTGTCCACAGGCGAGTTTATGGTGGCCAATGGGAGCTCGCAGTATGTTGACAATTTGATGAAATCATTCAGCCCTTCTGAGATTATTTATTGCAAAGCGCAAAGAAAGCAATTCGAGGAGTATTTTTCCGAAGAAGCAAATCCTTATGCTTTGGAGGATTGGGCATACAGTTTTGATTTCGCTTTCGAACAGCTTACGCATCATTTCAAGACGCAAAACCTTAAGGGATTTGGCGTGGATAATGTCACGGAAGGGGTCGTGGCTGCTGGAGCTATCATACATTACCTGAAAGAGACGGAACATAAAGAGATTGGCCATATCACCCACATCGCTCGTTTGGAAAAGGACAAGTATGTCTGGCTGGACAAGTTTACGGTGCAAAATTTGGAAATCCTTACGCCTCAGCATGACGCTGGAGTGGCATTGGTTGATGTGATCGACAAGACTTTGAGCCCTATGGGCGCAAGAATGCTTCGCAAATGGGCGGTGTTGCCATTAAAGGAAAGCGCTAGAATCAAAGAAAGGCTTGATGCGGTCGAAGCATTGGAGGAAGATGGCGAGCTGCATGAGAATATTTGCAAATATTTGAAGAATATCGGCGATGTGGAGCGATTGATCTCCAAAGTAGCTGTCGGAAGAATAAATCCTCGCGAGATGCTTCAGCTGAAAAAAGCCTTGGGGAATATTGGACCGATTAAGCAGCTCTTGCATGGAAGCGATGCCGATGTGTTGCGAAAAATTTCCGATCAGCTGAACCATTGCCAATTTCTTTTTGACAAGATTGATGCTGAGTTGAAAGACGATGTCCCGATCGTTTCAAATTTGGGGAATTTGATTCGCGAAGGCATCGATGGAGAGCTTGACGAATTAAGGGCGATGGCTTTTTCCGGCAAGGATTATCTGGCTCAGATTCAAAAAAGGGAGATGGAGAGAACAGGCATTCCTTCTTTGAAAATTGCCTATAATAAAGTATTCGGCTATTATCTTGAAGTCACTAACGCGCACAAGGACAAAGTGCCTGAAGAATGGATAAGAAAGCAGACTTTGGTGAACGCCGAAAGATATATCACTGAAGAGCTCAAGACTTATGAAGAGAAGATTCTCAGCGCGGAAGGAAAGCTCGTGGTCATTGAGCAAAGAATTTATCAGGAATTGGTGTCGTCCGCAATGGATTATATCGAACCGATACAACAAAATGCCAAGGCTGTCGCGATGTTGGATTGTTTGTGCTCTTTCGCGCAAGTGGCTTTGGATTATGGATATTGCAAGCCTACGATACTTGAAAGCAAAGGATTGAACATCAAGGATGGGCGCCATCCTGTGATAGAAAGACAAATGGGGATGGGAGAGGAATATGTGCCTAATGACATAAGCTTGTCTCCGGATGATCAGCAAATAGCTATAATCACAGGTCCTAACATGTCAGGTAAGTCCGCTTTGCTGAGGCAGACAGCTTTGATTGTTTTGATGGCTCAGATGGGGTCTTTTGTGCCGGCATCACAAGCTGAGTTGGGCATTGTCGATAAAGTGTTCACCAGAGTCGGAGCTTCCGACAATTTGGCCAAAGGAGAGTCCACTTTCATGGTGGAGATGACCGAGACCGCGAGCATCATGAACAATCTCAGTGACAGAAGTCTGGTATTGATGG
The Aureibacter tunicatorum DNA segment above includes these coding regions:
- the mutS gene encoding DNA mismatch repair protein MutS, which translates into the protein MAKTSKSKKAAGGKETPLMRQYNEIKKKYPGALLLFRVGDFYETFGEDAVKASKVLEIVLTKRGAGSSSETELAGFPHHSLDSYLPRLVRAGYRVAICDQLEDPKSVKGIVKRGVTELVTPGLAINDNVLEQKSNNFLASVYFGKKGMTGLSLLDLSTGEFMVANGSSQYVDNLMKSFSPSEIIYCKAQRKQFEEYFSEEANPYALEDWAYSFDFAFEQLTHHFKTQNLKGFGVDNVTEGVVAAGAIIHYLKETEHKEIGHITHIARLEKDKYVWLDKFTVQNLEILTPQHDAGVALVDVIDKTLSPMGARMLRKWAVLPLKESARIKERLDAVEALEEDGELHENICKYLKNIGDVERLISKVAVGRINPREMLQLKKALGNIGPIKQLLHGSDADVLRKISDQLNHCQFLFDKIDAELKDDVPIVSNLGNLIREGIDGELDELRAMAFSGKDYLAQIQKREMERTGIPSLKIAYNKVFGYYLEVTNAHKDKVPEEWIRKQTLVNAERYITEELKTYEEKILSAEGKLVVIEQRIYQELVSSAMDYIEPIQQNAKAVAMLDCLCSFAQVALDYGYCKPTILESKGLNIKDGRHPVIERQMGMGEEYVPNDISLSPDDQQIAIITGPNMSGKSALLRQTALIVLMAQMGSFVPASQAELGIVDKVFTRVGASDNLAKGESTFMVEMTETASIMNNLSDRSLVLMDEIGRGTSTYDGVSIAWSIVEFLHNHPKFKAKTLFATHYHELNELANDFPRIKNFNVSVKERMGKVIFMRKLSPGGTAHSFGINVAQLAGMPDNIVDRAREILTHLEENRSKEHFEEKVRQVPKNNYQLSLFEAEDPAMKEVKQELEKLDVNAMTPIEALMKLNEIKSMI